Genomic segment of bacterium:
GGCCGCACGCTCGAGATCCAGCGCCTGATCGGCCGGTCGCTCAGGGCGGTGATCGACATGAGCATCCTTGGCGAGAGAACGCTCATAGTCGATTGCGACGTTCTTCAGGCGGATGGCGGCACTCGCACCGCGTCCGTCACCGGCGCGTGGGTGGCGCTACAACTCGCGATCGGCCAGCTTCGACAATATGGCACGCTCAAGCAAGACCCAGTGCGCGACTCGGTAGCCGCCACCAGTGTCGGAATCGTCAACGGCGAGGCGCTGCTCGATCTCTGCTACGAGGAAGACTCGAGCGCGGACGTCGACATGAACGTCGTGATGACCGGCGGAGGCAAGTTTGTCGAAGTGCAGTCCACCGCCGAGAAGACCCCATTCGATGACACGCAGCTCAGCCGCCTGGTGGCAATTGCGCGGGACGGGATTCGCGACCTCACCGCCCGGCAGAGGGCGGTCATCGAGGCGGCCGGGTGAAGCTCTATTGCGCCACCACCAACGCCGGGAAGCTGCGCGAGTTCCGGCTGGCGGT
This window contains:
- the rph gene encoding ribonuclease PH — encoded protein: GRTLEIQRLIGRSLRAVIDMSILGERTLIVDCDVLQADGGTRTASVTGAWVALQLAIGQLRQYGTLKQDPVRDSVAATSVGIVNGEALLDLCYEEDSSADVDMNVVMTGGGKFVEVQSTAEKTPFDDTQLSRLVAIARDGIRDLTARQRAVIEAAG